A segment of the Terribacillus aidingensis genome:
AGTATAAATAAAAAAAGGGAGTATTACTCCCTTTTTTAAGTGTAATGGATTATTGGACAGCTTGCAACGACTCTTCATAGCGAGCCTGGAATTTCTGTATGTCACCGGCTCCCATGAATAGAAGGACACTGTCTTCATACTGCTTAAGTACGTTTACATCTTCAAGCTGCAGCACCTCACAGCCTGGTATAAGCTCCTGGAGATCCTGGATAGACAAATTTCCTTTTGCTTCCCGTGCAGAGCCAAAAATATCACAAAGATAAACGACATCTGCATTTTTCAGACTATCTGCAAACTCTTGCAGGAAAGTCTTTGTCCTTGAGAAGGTATGAGGCTGGAATACCGCAACAATCTGCTTATCTGGGTATTTCTTTTGAGCAGATTCGATTGTTACTTCGATCTCCTTCGGATGATGAGCATAGTCATCCACCAATACTTGGCTGCCGGCTTTCTTTTCAGAGAACCGTCGTTTCACACCTGTGAAACCATACATTTCCTTGATTTGATCAGGTGTCATACCTTCTTGATGACATACTGCTGTCACTGCCAGTGCATTAAGAACTTGGTGGTTCCCGTATCCTGGAATGGTAAACGTATGGTAGAAGCTGCCTTCTATATATACGTCGAATGTCGTGCCATTCGGCTCTTCATGTACATTCTTGGCCTGGTACGTATTAGAAGCATCAAATCCATAATAATGAACTGGTACATTTGCTTGAAGGTCACGCAAATATGGATCATCACCGCAAGCAATGATACCGTACTTCACTTGATCAGCTAATTGCTGAAAAGCCTGAAAAACGTCCTCGATATTCTGGAAATAATCAGGATGATCGAAATCGATATTCAGCATGACCGCATAATCCGGCTTGTAAGCCAGGAAGTGGCGGCGATATTCACATGCCTCAAAAACAAAGTAGTCACTCTTCGGCTGTCCGCTTCCAGTTCCATCTCCGATCAAATAGGAAATCGGGTGAGACTGTTTCAGTGTATACGCCAAGAGACCTGTAGTA
Coding sequences within it:
- the murC gene encoding UDP-N-acetylmuramate--L-alanine ligase; its protein translation is MTTYHFVGIKGSGMSALAQILHDAGEKVQGSDVEKVFFTDQALKDKNITILPFTKDNIKPNLTIIAGNAFSDEHEEIVEAKRLGLPIYRYHDFLGAYADKFRSIAVTGAHGKTSTTGLLAYTLKQSHPISYLIGDGTGSGQPKSDYFVFEACEYRRHFLAYKPDYAVMLNIDFDHPDYFQNIEDVFQAFQQLADQVKYGIIACGDDPYLRDLQANVPVHYYGFDASNTYQAKNVHEEPNGTTFDVYIEGSFYHTFTIPGYGNHQVLNALAVTAVCHQEGMTPDQIKEMYGFTGVKRRFSEKKAGSQVLVDDYAHHPKEIEVTIESAQKKYPDKQIVAVFQPHTFSRTKTFLQEFADSLKNADVVYLCDIFGSAREAKGNLSIQDLQELIPGCEVLQLEDVNVLKQYEDSVLLFMGAGDIQKFQARYEESLQAVQ